A single region of the Erythrobacter sp. genome encodes:
- the metW gene encoding methionine biosynthesis protein MetW, which translates to MSLRADLAAIAAHVREGSRVLDIGCGDGALMDHLQSEGGCDARGMELDPVLVQRCVSRGLSVVQGDANVDLADYPDKAFDYAILSQTLQTATRPDLMLDELLRVGSRAFVSFPNFAHWRTRTALMFGGRMPVTRALPVSWYETENIHHVTIDDFRDLARAKGALIERSWFFANERAISPVGANWRAEFAVFELSR; encoded by the coding sequence ATGAGCCTGCGCGCCGACCTTGCCGCGATCGCCGCCCATGTGCGCGAGGGCAGCCGCGTGCTCGACATAGGCTGCGGCGACGGGGCGCTGATGGACCACCTGCAGAGCGAAGGCGGGTGCGATGCGCGCGGGATGGAGCTCGATCCCGTGCTCGTCCAGCGCTGCGTGTCGCGCGGGCTTTCGGTGGTGCAGGGCGATGCGAACGTCGACCTTGCCGACTATCCCGACAAGGCGTTCGACTATGCGATCCTCAGCCAGACGCTGCAGACCGCGACGCGGCCCGACCTGATGCTCGACGAATTGCTGCGGGTGGGAAGCCGCGCTTTCGTCAGCTTTCCCAATTTCGCCCACTGGCGCACGCGCACCGCGCTGATGTTCGGCGGGCGGATGCCGGTCACGCGGGCGCTGCCGGTGAGCTGGTACGAGACCGAGAACATCCACCACGTCACGATCGACGATTTCCGCGACCTCGCCCGCGCCAAGGGCGCTCTGATCGAGAGGTCGTGGTTCTTCGCGAACGAGCGCGCCATTTCGCCCGTGGGGGCGAACTGGCGCGCCGAATTCGCGGTGTTCGAGCTGTCGCGCTAG
- a CDS encoding 1-acyl-sn-glycerol-3-phosphate acyltransferase: MLAVLRNLVFYPLFYGVSALLVIVSLVVLPFGIGPLRRVVAAWSAWHRWCVRRLLGIEIRVEGELPRGEVLIAVKHESFFEAIDIPSLLPFPTVFAKRELFAIPGWGYSAKRYGLVPVARDAGAKALREMIALARVRVGEGRPLVIFPEGTRVPHGSRAPLQSGFAGTYKLLKLPVVPVAVDSGPLYHRRIKRPGTITYRVGETIPAGLPREEIEARVHAAINSLNP, translated from the coding sequence ATGCTGGCGGTGCTGCGCAATCTCGTTTTCTACCCGCTGTTCTACGGGGTGAGCGCGCTGCTCGTCATCGTCTCGCTTGTCGTCCTGCCGTTCGGGATCGGGCCGCTGAGGCGTGTCGTCGCGGCGTGGAGCGCGTGGCATCGCTGGTGCGTGCGGCGCCTGCTCGGCATCGAAATCCGGGTCGAAGGCGAATTGCCGCGCGGCGAGGTGCTGATCGCGGTCAAGCACGAAAGCTTCTTCGAGGCGATCGACATTCCCTCGCTGCTCCCCTTCCCGACCGTCTTCGCCAAGCGCGAGCTGTTCGCCATTCCCGGCTGGGGCTATTCGGCGAAGCGGTACGGCCTCGTCCCGGTCGCACGCGATGCCGGGGCGAAGGCGCTGCGCGAGATGATCGCGCTTGCCCGCGTGCGGGTGGGCGAGGGGCGGCCGCTGGTGATCTTTCCCGAAGGCACGCGCGTCCCCCACGGCAGCCGCGCGCCGCTGCAATCGGGCTTTGCCGGGACATACAAGCTGCTGAAGCTTCCCGTCGTGCCGGTCGCGGTCGATTCCGGCCCGCTCTACCACCGCCGGATCAAGCGGCCCGGCACGATCACCTACCGCGTCGGCGAGACGATCCCGGCGGGCCTTCCGCGCGAGGAGATCGAGGCGCGCGTCCACGCCGCGATCAACAGCCTCAACCCGTAA
- a CDS encoding cell division protein: MSAPPLAEKPSRRAAPVGARLAGSLIPHSRFGGAMPWVIALLTALVVIAAAGGLALGNLAGNARSDLSGMVTVQVVEPDASLREAKAERAAEILTGLALVRSVRVVPRGELVALLEPWLGEAAANGEVPIPALIDVELVREADPQEIAALEKALEGEVSGARVDAQSDWLGPVYDALAAAQWLALALIALVALATAAAVWLAARSAFANNRETVEVVHLLGGTDGQVTRIFQRAVIRDAAFGSLIGTALGAIAVWLLGRQFAGLDSGMVSAGVLTARDWAVIAAIPLAAIALAALTGRITIAFALRKML; the protein is encoded by the coding sequence ATGAGCGCCCCTCCGCTTGCCGAAAAGCCCTCGCGCCGGGCCGCGCCGGTCGGTGCGCGGCTCGCGGGGAGCCTGATCCCGCACAGCCGTTTCGGTGGGGCAATGCCGTGGGTGATCGCCTTGCTGACCGCGCTCGTCGTGATCGCCGCGGCGGGCGGGCTTGCGCTCGGCAATCTTGCCGGCAATGCCCGCAGCGATCTTTCGGGGATGGTCACGGTGCAGGTGGTCGAGCCCGATGCTTCGCTGCGCGAGGCAAAGGCCGAACGCGCGGCGGAAATCCTCACCGGCCTGGCGCTGGTGCGATCGGTGCGGGTGGTCCCGCGCGGCGAGCTTGTCGCCTTGCTCGAGCCCTGGCTGGGCGAGGCCGCGGCGAACGGCGAAGTGCCGATCCCGGCGTTGATCGATGTCGAACTGGTGCGCGAAGCCGACCCGCAAGAGATAGCCGCGCTTGAGAAGGCGCTCGAAGGAGAGGTGTCCGGCGCGCGGGTCGATGCGCAGTCGGACTGGCTGGGCCCCGTCTATGACGCGCTCGCCGCGGCGCAATGGTTGGCGCTGGCCTTGATCGCGCTGGTCGCCCTGGCCACCGCGGCGGCGGTGTGGCTTGCCGCGCGGAGCGCTTTTGCCAATAACCGCGAGACGGTCGAGGTCGTCCACCTGCTGGGCGGGACCGACGGGCAGGTGACGCGCATCTTCCAGCGCGCGGTGATCCGCGACGCGGCTTTCGGCTCTCTGATCGGCACGGCGCTCGGAGCCATAGCGGTGTGGCTGCTCGGTCGGCAATTCGCGGGCCTCGACAGCGGGATGGTCTCGGCCGGGGTCCTGACGGCAAGGGATTGGGCGGTGATCGCCGCGATCCCGCTCGCCGCCATCGCACTGGCGGCGCTCACCGGTCGGATCACCATTGCCTTTGCCTTGCGGAAAATGCTTTGA
- a CDS encoding prephenate/arogenate dehydrogenase family protein, protein MRIERVAIIGLGLLGSSIALALKERAPGIATSGFDANPKVRAKAEELGLVGQVCESPVEAVREADLVILCVPVGAMRDAAVSIADALKEGAIVSDVGSSKQSVADALAEVLPGRCVIPAHPVAGTEQSGPEAGFATLFVGRWCILTPPADCDGEALEALSNFWAGLGAKVEVMDAAHHDLVLAVTSHIPHLIAFTIVGTASDLEDVTRSEVIKYSAGGFRDFTRIAASDPVMWRDVFLNNREAVLEMLGRFTEDLTALQRAIRSGDGETLHDLFSRTRAIRRQVIEEGQETPRPDFGREH, encoded by the coding sequence ATGAGGATAGAACGCGTCGCCATCATCGGCCTCGGCCTGCTCGGCTCCTCGATCGCGCTGGCGCTGAAGGAGCGCGCGCCGGGCATCGCCACCAGCGGCTTCGACGCCAATCCCAAGGTTCGCGCCAAGGCAGAGGAACTGGGCCTCGTCGGGCAGGTCTGCGAAAGCCCGGTCGAGGCGGTGCGCGAAGCCGACCTCGTCATCCTGTGCGTGCCCGTCGGCGCGATGCGCGACGCCGCCGTCTCCATCGCGGACGCGCTGAAGGAGGGCGCGATCGTGAGCGATGTCGGCTCGTCCAAGCAAAGCGTTGCCGACGCGCTCGCCGAAGTCCTGCCGGGCCGCTGCGTCATCCCCGCCCACCCCGTCGCCGGGACCGAGCAGAGCGGGCCGGAAGCGGGCTTCGCCACGCTGTTCGTGGGCCGCTGGTGCATCCTCACCCCGCCCGCGGACTGCGACGGGGAAGCGCTAGAGGCATTGTCGAATTTCTGGGCGGGCCTCGGCGCGAAGGTCGAGGTGATGGACGCAGCGCACCACGACCTCGTGCTTGCGGTCACCAGCCACATCCCGCACCTCATCGCCTTCACCATCGTCGGCACGGCGAGCGATCTCGAGGACGTCACCCGCAGCGAGGTCATCAAGTATTCCGCCGGGGGCTTTCGCGATTTCACCCGCATCGCCGCCTCGGACCCGGTGATGTGGCGCGATGTCTTCCTCAACAACCGCGAGGCGGTGCTCGAAATGCTCGGGCGCTTCACCGAGGATTTGACCGCGCTCCAGCGCGCGATCCGTTCGGGCGACGGGGAAACGCTGCACGACCTGTTTTCCCGCACCCGCGCGATCCGGCGGCAGGTGATCGAGGAAGGGCAGGAGACGCCGCGGCCCGATTTCGGCCGCGAGCATTGA
- the hisC gene encoding histidinol-phosphate transaminase, translating into MNTRPEPKEWILGIHAYTPGKSKASDGRALVKLSANENPLGTSPAALEALAQAREEAATYPDPGSNALREALGALHGLDPQRIVCGTGSDELLNLAAQGFAGPGDAVVFSRHSFAVYDIAARRCGATPVEVADRDFTADVDALLGAVSDSTRVVFLANPNNPTGTWLPPAEVARLHAGLPRHVLLVVDEAYGEYVDPAHQRAAFDLASAHDNVLVTRTFSKIHGLAAERVGWAYGAPGIIDVLNRIRGPFNVTASGQAAALAALGDAAFVENSRAHNAAERARLAEAVAALGNHGLRAVPSEANFLLVLFEGELSAETALEALAEEGYAVRHLPGQGLPHALRITIGRSADMDRVIACLRKLCGEAP; encoded by the coding sequence ATGAACACACGTCCCGAACCCAAAGAGTGGATCCTCGGCATCCACGCCTACACTCCCGGCAAGTCCAAGGCGAGCGACGGGCGCGCGCTCGTCAAGCTGTCGGCGAACGAGAACCCGCTCGGCACCAGCCCCGCGGCGCTCGAAGCGCTCGCGCAGGCGCGCGAGGAAGCGGCAACCTATCCCGATCCGGGCTCGAACGCGCTGCGCGAGGCGCTGGGCGCGCTGCACGGGCTCGACCCTCAGCGCATCGTGTGCGGGACGGGCTCGGACGAGCTTCTGAATCTCGCCGCGCAGGGCTTTGCCGGGCCGGGCGACGCAGTGGTCTTTTCGCGCCATTCCTTCGCGGTCTACGACATCGCCGCGCGCCGCTGTGGGGCGACGCCTGTCGAAGTGGCCGACCGCGATTTCACCGCCGATGTCGATGCGCTGCTCGGCGCGGTCAGCGATTCCACGCGGGTCGTCTTCCTCGCCAATCCGAACAATCCGACCGGCACATGGCTGCCGCCCGCCGAAGTCGCGCGGCTCCATGCGGGGCTTCCTCGGCACGTGCTGCTGGTGGTGGACGAAGCTTACGGCGAATATGTCGACCCCGCCCACCAGCGCGCCGCGTTCGATCTCGCCTCGGCCCATGACAACGTGCTGGTGACGCGGACCTTCTCCAAGATCCACGGCCTCGCCGCCGAGCGCGTCGGTTGGGCCTATGGCGCGCCGGGCATCATCGACGTGCTCAACCGTATCCGCGGGCCGTTCAACGTCACCGCAAGCGGGCAGGCCGCCGCACTCGCCGCGCTGGGCGACGCGGCCTTCGTCGAGAACAGCCGCGCGCACAACGCCGCCGAACGCGCGCGTCTTGCCGAAGCTGTCGCCGCTCTCGGCAATCATGGCCTTCGCGCCGTGCCGAGCGAGGCCAATTTCCTGCTCGTCCTGTTCGAGGGCGAGCTGTCCGCCGAAACCGCGCTCGAGGCGCTCGCGGAGGAAGGCTATGCCGTGCGCCACCTGCCCGGACAGGGGCTGCCCCATGCCCTGCGCATCACCATCGGGCGCAGCGCGGACATGGACCGGGTGATTGCCTGCCTGCGCAAGCTCTGCGGGGAAGCCCCATGA
- a CDS encoding homoserine O-acetyltransferase: MDALAHAKTYAIPHDLPLDSGQALVGARIAYETYGELAEDRSNAVLVCHALTGDQYVASTHPVTGKPGWWERMVGPGKPIDTDRFHVICANVIGSCMGSTGPASEASDGKPYAMRFPVITIRDMVRGLVALLDGLGIERLHAVVGGSMGGMQALSLAANWPERAERVLVIASTARHSAQNIAFHEVGRQAIMADPAWAGGDYYEGEARPDNGLAVARMAAHITYLSEEGLTAKFGRRLQDRDATSFSFDADFQVESYLRYQGSGFTQRFDANSYLYITRAMDYFDLAEEHGGKLANAFAGSSARFCVVSFDTDWLYPTSESRHIVHALNAAGAKVSFVELSAPAGHDSFLLPHDQLDRVVGGFIE, encoded by the coding sequence ATGGATGCCCTTGCGCACGCAAAGACCTATGCGATCCCGCACGACCTGCCGCTCGACAGCGGGCAGGCGCTTGTCGGTGCGCGGATCGCCTACGAGACTTACGGTGAGCTGGCCGAAGACCGCTCGAACGCGGTGCTCGTCTGCCACGCGCTCACCGGCGACCAGTATGTCGCAAGCACCCATCCCGTCACCGGCAAGCCCGGCTGGTGGGAGCGCATGGTGGGGCCGGGCAAGCCGATCGACACCGACCGCTTCCACGTCATCTGCGCCAATGTCATCGGATCGTGCATGGGCTCGACCGGCCCTGCGAGCGAGGCTTCCGACGGCAAGCCCTACGCCATGCGCTTTCCCGTCATCACCATCCGCGACATGGTGCGCGGGCTCGTCGCGCTGCTCGACGGGCTGGGGATCGAGCGGCTTCACGCGGTCGTCGGCGGGTCGATGGGCGGGATGCAGGCGCTGAGCCTTGCCGCCAACTGGCCCGAGCGCGCCGAGCGCGTGCTGGTGATCGCCTCGACCGCGCGCCATTCGGCGCAAAACATCGCCTTTCACGAGGTCGGGCGGCAGGCGATCATGGCCGACCCGGCGTGGGCGGGAGGCGACTACTACGAGGGCGAGGCGCGGCCCGACAACGGGCTCGCCGTGGCGCGCATGGCGGCGCATATCACCTATCTGTCGGAAGAGGGGCTGACCGCCAAGTTCGGGCGGCGCCTGCAGGACCGCGACGCGACGAGTTTCAGCTTCGATGCCGATTTCCAGGTCGAGAGCTACCTGCGCTACCAGGGCAGCGGCTTCACCCAGCGTTTCGATGCGAACAGCTATCTCTACATCACCCGCGCGATGGACTATTTCGACCTCGCAGAAGAGCATGGCGGCAAGCTCGCCAATGCCTTTGCGGGAAGCAGCGCGCGGTTCTGCGTGGTGAGTTTCGACACCGACTGGCTCTATCCGACCTCCGAAAGTCGCCACATCGTCCACGCCTTGAACGCGGCGGGGGCGAAAGTGAGCTTCGTCGAACTGAGCGCGCCGGCGGGTCACGACAGCTTCCTATTGCCGCACGACCAGCTCGACCGGGTGGTGGGGGGCTTCATCGAATGA
- the ftsE gene encoding cell division ATP-binding protein FtsE: MIEKPGEIVKFDNVGLRYGTDPEVLSDLSFTLFPGSFYFLTGASGAGKTSLLKLLYLAQRPSRGAIRMFGKDMITLPRGRLPDFRRRLGVVFQNFRLVEHLSAFDNVALPLRLAGTEEARVRKAVSEMLEWVGLAHRAEASPPSLSGGEQQRVAIARAVIARPRMLIADEPTGNVDPEMALKLLRLFEALNNRVGTTVIVATHDVHLLKKVPDSLIMRLHKGRLSDPTGALRFPPQPGGSEAGRPTGDRPR; encoded by the coding sequence ATGATCGAGAAGCCGGGCGAGATCGTGAAATTCGATAATGTCGGGCTGCGCTACGGCACCGATCCCGAGGTGCTGAGCGACCTGAGCTTCACGCTGTTCCCCGGCAGCTTCTATTTCCTCACAGGGGCCAGCGGGGCGGGCAAGACCAGCCTCTTGAAACTCCTCTACCTCGCCCAGCGCCCTTCGCGCGGGGCGATCCGGATGTTCGGCAAGGACATGATCACCCTGCCGCGCGGTCGCCTGCCCGATTTCCGCCGGCGGCTGGGCGTCGTGTTCCAGAATTTCCGCCTGGTCGAGCACTTGTCCGCCTTCGACAATGTCGCGCTGCCGCTGCGGCTCGCCGGGACCGAGGAGGCGCGGGTGCGCAAGGCGGTGTCCGAAATGCTCGAATGGGTCGGGCTGGCGCACCGCGCCGAAGCGAGCCCGCCGAGCCTTTCGGGCGGGGAACAGCAGCGGGTCGCGATCGCGCGCGCGGTGATCGCGCGGCCCCGGATGCTGATCGCGGACGAGCCGACGGGCAATGTGGACCCCGAAATGGCCCTGAAGCTGCTGCGCCTGTTCGAAGCGCTCAACAACCGGGTCGGCACGACCGTGATCGTCGCCACCCACGATGTCCACTTGCTCAAGAAGGTGCCGGATTCGCTCATCATGCGGCTGCACAAGGGCCGCCTGTCCGACCCCACCGGGGCGCTTCGCTTTCCCCCGCAACCCGGCGGGAGCGAAGCCGGCAGGCCCACCGGGGACAGGCCGCGATGA
- a CDS encoding YdcF family protein, with protein MIRYVLSTLLLAWALGFLWFAVFLPQPAGEVRTDAVIVPTGAAGRIPQGLAVLDAGLADRMLVSGVAPEVRPAEFAAEFGVSEERMECCVTLGFAAVDTKGNASEIAAWVEENDIASLRLVTTDWHMRRAASELDRTLPDGVEVVRDAVPSQPSLASLFLEYHKLIASRAGGLVGI; from the coding sequence GTGATTCGCTACGTCCTCTCCACGCTGCTGCTCGCCTGGGCGCTCGGTTTCCTGTGGTTCGCCGTGTTCCTGCCGCAGCCTGCGGGCGAGGTGCGGACCGATGCGGTGATCGTGCCCACCGGCGCTGCCGGCCGCATCCCGCAGGGGCTTGCCGTGCTCGATGCGGGGCTGGCCGACCGGATGCTGGTGAGCGGGGTCGCGCCCGAAGTGCGCCCGGCCGAATTCGCCGCCGAGTTCGGCGTATCCGAGGAACGCATGGAATGCTGCGTCACGCTCGGCTTCGCGGCGGTCGACACCAAGGGCAATGCCTCGGAAATCGCCGCCTGGGTCGAGGAGAACGACATCGCCTCGCTGCGGCTGGTGACGACCGACTGGCATATGCGCCGCGCCGCGAGCGAACTCGACCGCACGCTGCCGGACGGGGTCGAGGTGGTGCGCGACGCGGTCCCCTCTCAGCCGAGCCTCGCCAGCCTGTTCCTTGAATATCACAAGCTGATTGCGAGCCGGGCCGGCGGGCTCGTCGGGATCTGA